In Psychrobacter ciconiae, the following are encoded in one genomic region:
- a CDS encoding FimV/HubP family polar landmark protein: MNNMLYIIVALVIIAIIAVVFLKKNKSQAPTQAKPIDNLRSNLQSPTVAAAQPPETKFDDLTVAQRFIDQQRYDRAIETLERGLSHNPSNHKLRLKLLTIYALTKQTEEFYNTYQAIQDAADNATLNEAQDIKDLFDAEQGQNVTPLQKTEAVEAQFDSIDFDLKTEKSKTSQTPPVTESSDTSTISPAFNEIANKPTTEDYQASAPSDNEFDLTLEDLEASDFDLDLNTSADQTAQAPVATQQDIEETSANANVFELEDTFKPQVDTLVFDDHDHSSKPDAAPFTQTEPEPILELDKAQEEDLEAADFDFDFDLNLDETSDDTDLIINETKLSADDQALQLDIDVENDFADASPTPVDIEDNASQVNSTTNNDLLDDTFSEGLSLQADQESELEPAQNSVTDNITDDDFAMFGLEDAAFNDAQTSKETAVAPVSAAQDDQLFFDDNSDLDALGIDTYDQPTFSESMTAAPEAETTESQPVTTATQLADQFAADFDFVSELDQNQVTLELAEQYLELGEYDSAKRLLQEVIAQGNSAQQNHAQALLAKTA; this comes from the coding sequence ATGAATAATATGCTTTATATCATTGTAGCATTGGTAATTATCGCCATTATTGCCGTTGTTTTTTTAAAGAAAAACAAATCGCAAGCACCTACACAAGCAAAGCCTATCGACAATCTGCGCTCAAATCTTCAATCGCCGACCGTGGCTGCTGCCCAGCCGCCTGAAACTAAATTTGATGATTTGACTGTAGCTCAGCGCTTCATTGACCAACAACGCTACGACCGTGCCATTGAAACCCTCGAGCGGGGCTTAAGCCATAACCCAAGCAATCATAAATTACGTTTAAAATTACTGACGATTTATGCTTTGACAAAGCAAACGGAAGAGTTTTATAACACGTATCAAGCGATTCAAGATGCCGCTGACAATGCCACTTTGAATGAAGCTCAAGATATCAAAGACTTATTTGATGCCGAGCAAGGTCAAAACGTTACCCCATTACAAAAGACAGAAGCCGTTGAAGCTCAGTTTGACAGCATTGATTTTGATTTGAAGACCGAAAAAAGCAAAACTTCCCAAACACCACCTGTAACTGAATCTTCTGATACCAGTACCATCAGCCCCGCGTTTAACGAAATTGCGAATAAGCCAACAACCGAGGATTATCAAGCCAGCGCGCCATCAGACAATGAGTTTGATTTAACGCTTGAAGATTTAGAAGCCTCTGACTTTGATTTGGATTTAAACACCTCAGCCGATCAAACGGCTCAGGCGCCAGTAGCGACACAACAAGACATAGAAGAGACGAGCGCTAATGCTAATGTATTTGAACTTGAAGACACTTTCAAACCGCAAGTTGACACATTAGTTTTCGATGACCATGATCATAGCTCAAAGCCAGATGCCGCCCCATTCACCCAAACTGAGCCAGAGCCCATCTTAGAGCTTGATAAAGCTCAAGAAGAGGATTTAGAAGCGGCTGATTTTGACTTCGACTTTGATTTAAATCTTGATGAAACGAGCGATGATACGGATCTTATAATCAATGAAACCAAGCTGTCGGCTGACGACCAAGCGCTGCAATTGGATATCGATGTAGAGAATGATTTTGCTGACGCTTCGCCGACACCAGTTGATATTGAAGATAACGCCAGTCAAGTTAATTCAACAACGAATAACGATCTTCTTGATGATACCTTTAGCGAGGGACTGTCGTTACAAGCTGATCAAGAAAGTGAGCTTGAGCCTGCCCAAAACAGTGTCACTGATAATATCACTGATGACGATTTTGCCATGTTTGGTCTTGAAGATGCTGCGTTTAATGACGCCCAAACCAGCAAAGAGACGGCGGTAGCACCAGTCAGTGCTGCTCAAGACGATCAGCTATTTTTTGATGATAATAGCGATTTGGATGCGCTTGGCATTGATACTTATGATCAGCCAACTTTTTCAGAGAGTATGACAGCAGCGCCAGAGGCTGAGACTACCGAATCACAGCCCGTAACTACCGCTACCCAACTTGCAGATCAGTTTGCCGCTGATTTTGACTTTGTTAGTGAGTTAGATCAAAATCAAGTGACCCTCGAGCTTGCTGAGCAGTATTTAGAGCTTGGTGAATATGACAGCGCCAAACGCCTGTTACAAGAGGTCATCGCGCAAGGCAATAGCGCTCAGCAAAATCATGCCCAAGCGCTTCTTGCTAAAACTGCGTAA
- a CDS encoding type IV pilus assembly protein FimV, which produces MAWQFSFHVQQICALRVLSASLGALITVPALALSFGETIVHSAQYEPLLASIDVSEVDSANFSATLAKSSIYQKMGLSQTKTLTATFVPNSAHSGTIVIQTKAPLPLPFADVVLALQHQNQQTLMPKTLLLPLQGRVKLPDDLTVLSSNKPLTPLSLDLTENLSSKPLLVRNEAPPPLFDTPKRNHNFLLNHDQLQDNVLAQNHLPTKTQPKPLMVLSAEFMPELTPKPSQDLMAKTLQIKVTQRHEPLLKKPLNNVLAEQDQPEGEVLVSGNPKPNNIDNPSVELKSLTVTEERLIRSPVNRSVITDDKPVATANYLATALDGKSKDVMAVTLGTTETESKLTSLNKNLYYKNTAKPATIINALDDST; this is translated from the coding sequence ATGGCTTGGCAATTCTCTTTTCATGTTCAGCAGATCTGTGCGTTGCGTGTTCTTAGCGCGTCTTTAGGCGCCCTAATCACCGTTCCTGCATTGGCGTTGAGCTTTGGTGAGACGATAGTTCACTCGGCACAATATGAGCCTTTGCTTGCCAGCATCGACGTTTCCGAGGTTGATTCGGCAAATTTTTCGGCAACACTTGCAAAAAGCAGCATTTATCAGAAGATGGGATTGTCTCAAACAAAAACCCTAACTGCCACTTTTGTACCAAATTCGGCGCATTCAGGCACCATCGTTATCCAAACTAAAGCGCCTTTGCCCCTGCCCTTTGCCGATGTGGTATTGGCATTACAGCATCAAAATCAACAAACCTTAATGCCTAAGACCTTGCTTTTACCGCTACAAGGTCGTGTAAAGCTACCGGATGACTTAACTGTCCTATCCTCTAATAAGCCGCTCACGCCTTTAAGTCTTGATTTAACTGAAAACTTAAGCTCTAAGCCTTTACTGGTTCGCAATGAAGCACCGCCGCCGTTATTTGACACCCCAAAAAGAAATCATAATTTCCTATTAAATCACGATCAGCTACAAGATAATGTGCTGGCTCAAAATCACCTGCCCACCAAAACCCAGCCCAAGCCGCTTATGGTGCTGTCAGCGGAGTTCATGCCGGAGCTGACCCCAAAGCCGTCCCAAGACCTTATGGCAAAAACATTGCAAATCAAAGTAACTCAGAGACATGAGCCTTTACTTAAAAAACCTTTGAATAACGTTCTTGCCGAGCAAGACCAACCTGAAGGGGAGGTTTTGGTATCAGGCAACCCTAAGCCAAATAATATAGACAATCCCTCAGTAGAATTAAAAAGCCTGACCGTGACTGAGGAGCGCTTAATTAGATCCCCTGTTAATCGCTCGGTCATCACAGATGATAAACCCGTTGCTACTGCCAATTATCTTGCTACGGCTTTAGATGGCAAATCCAAGGATGTTATGGCGGTGACGCTTGGTACGACTGAGACTGAATCAAAACTGACGTCTTTAAATAAAAACTTATATTATAAAAATACCGCTAAGCCTGCTACAATTATAAATGCGCTTGACGACTCAACATGA
- the queA gene encoding tRNA preQ1(34) S-adenosylmethionine ribosyltransferase-isomerase QueA: MTACNNDTAESNAQKSIPTSAPEPYLSVDDYDYHLPESLIARYPLESRSASKLLYVAAAGELAGQPQDFSFQQLPSLLNSGDLIVFNDTKVMKARLFGQKDTGGKIEVLVERIIEDASQLTDANIAIPNEFSHLALCHVKASKAPKLGQKLEISGGEMQAVMVGRQENLFILAFKAPILPDLERFGELPIPPYFERHADDVDNERYQTVFHDPSKLASVAAPTASLHFDDNVLQALKDKGIQTAFVTLHVGAGTFAPVKTDNLLEHTMHSEFAQLPQETADLINQTHANGGRVIAVGTTVTRVLESAFQKTAIDGAPLSAWSGDTDIFIYPGFRFGVIDKLLTNFHLPKSTLLMLVSAFSGKKVIESAYQHAITQNYRFFSYGDAMLLDRAVVEANNGLNLD; encoded by the coding sequence ATGACCGCTTGCAACAACGATACCGCCGAATCAAACGCCCAAAAATCAATACCAACATCTGCGCCTGAGCCTTATTTAAGCGTTGACGATTATGATTACCACTTGCCCGAATCATTGATTGCGCGCTACCCGCTTGAGTCGCGATCAGCGTCAAAGCTGCTTTACGTTGCCGCAGCGGGCGAGCTTGCCGGTCAACCGCAGGATTTTAGCTTTCAGCAGTTGCCAAGTTTGCTCAATTCTGGCGATTTAATCGTGTTTAATGACACCAAAGTGATGAAAGCGCGCTTGTTTGGGCAAAAAGACACGGGCGGCAAAATTGAAGTTTTGGTTGAGCGTATTATTGAGGACGCAAGCCAGCTTACTGATGCCAATATTGCAATTCCAAACGAGTTTTCCCACCTTGCCCTTTGTCACGTTAAAGCCAGTAAAGCGCCGAAACTTGGGCAAAAACTTGAGATTTCTGGCGGTGAAATGCAAGCGGTAATGGTTGGTCGCCAAGAAAATTTGTTTATTTTGGCATTCAAAGCGCCGATTTTGCCCGATTTAGAGCGCTTTGGTGAATTGCCAATCCCGCCTTATTTTGAGCGTCACGCTGATGATGTGGATAATGAGCGCTATCAAACCGTTTTTCATGACCCATCCAAACTGGCAAGTGTTGCCGCACCCACGGCAAGCCTACATTTTGACGATAACGTATTGCAAGCGCTTAAAGATAAAGGCATTCAGACAGCTTTTGTGACGCTCCATGTTGGTGCAGGGACGTTTGCTCCGGTCAAAACGGACAATTTGCTTGAGCACACCATGCATAGCGAATTTGCCCAATTGCCGCAAGAAACTGCCGATTTAATTAACCAAACTCATGCCAATGGCGGTCGCGTGATTGCCGTTGGTACGACCGTGACCCGAGTTTTGGAATCTGCCTTTCAAAAAACGGCAATCGATGGCGCGCCGCTTTCTGCTTGGTCGGGCGATACTGATATTTTTATTTACCCCGGTTTTCGCTTTGGGGTCATTGACAAGTTATTGACCAATTTTCATTTGCCCAAATCAACCTTACTGATGCTCGTATCTGCGTTCTCTGGCAAAAAGGTCATTGAAAGCGCCTATCAGCACGCCATTACGCAGAATTATCGCTTTTTTAGCTATGGCGATGCGATGCTGCTCGATAGAGCCGTTGTTGAGGCAAATAATGGCTTAAATCTTGATTAG